A genomic stretch from Actinomadura rubteroloni includes:
- a CDS encoding ABC transporter permease, with translation MKRLRLPHYLIIGAGLLVLLSLVRRVDGANDVTSSGTVEAMLRLAVPIFLAGLGGLWAERAGVINIGLEGMMILGTWTGAWAGYQWGPWAGVLAGIAGGALGGLLHAVATVSFGVDHIVSGVAINILGLGLTQFLAGLVFNVGHAKELGGGPRQSPPVDPITKISLPVLSGGGGTPDWLGSLEKHHWFLVSDVAGVLRGLTHQMSLLTLVALLLVPVSYFVLWRTPFGLRVRSCGEDPYAAESLGVRVYRMKYAAVLISGGLAGLAGAFLVTVAAPIYQDGQTAGRGFIGLAAMIFGNWRPGGLAAGSLLFGYTDAMNVRDGGQAVHALLLFVAVLLVAVAAWQAWRRSFLAAGLAAVAAAGLLVWFLDSDVVPGELVSFSPHLTTLLVLALASQRLRMPAADGLRYRRGEAR, from the coding sequence GTGAAGAGGCTCCGCCTGCCGCACTACCTGATCATCGGTGCGGGCCTGCTGGTCCTGCTGTCGCTGGTGCGGCGGGTGGACGGCGCGAACGACGTCACGTCCAGCGGCACGGTCGAGGCGATGCTGCGCCTCGCGGTGCCGATCTTCCTGGCCGGGCTCGGCGGGCTGTGGGCCGAGCGCGCGGGCGTGATCAACATCGGGCTCGAAGGCATGATGATCCTCGGGACGTGGACGGGCGCCTGGGCGGGCTACCAGTGGGGCCCGTGGGCCGGCGTCCTCGCGGGGATCGCGGGCGGCGCGCTCGGCGGGCTGCTGCACGCGGTCGCGACCGTCTCGTTCGGTGTGGACCACATCGTGTCCGGTGTGGCGATCAACATCCTCGGGCTCGGGCTGACGCAGTTCCTCGCGGGCCTGGTGTTCAACGTCGGGCACGCCAAGGAGCTGGGCGGCGGCCCTCGGCAGTCGCCGCCGGTCGATCCGATCACGAAGATCTCGCTGCCGGTGCTGTCGGGCGGCGGCGGCACGCCCGACTGGCTCGGGTCGCTGGAGAAGCACCACTGGTTCCTGGTGTCGGACGTCGCGGGCGTCCTGCGCGGCCTGACGCACCAGATGTCGCTGCTCACGCTGGTCGCGCTGCTGCTCGTCCCGGTGAGCTACTTCGTGCTGTGGCGGACGCCGTTCGGGCTGCGCGTCCGGTCCTGCGGCGAGGACCCGTACGCGGCCGAGTCGCTGGGCGTCCGCGTGTACCGGATGAAGTACGCGGCCGTGCTCATCTCGGGTGGGCTGGCCGGGCTGGCGGGCGCGTTCCTCGTGACGGTCGCCGCGCCGATCTACCAGGACGGCCAGACGGCCGGGCGCGGCTTCATCGGCCTCGCCGCGATGATCTTCGGGAACTGGCGGCCGGGCGGGCTCGCGGCGGGCTCGCTGCTGTTCGGCTACACCGACGCGATGAACGTCCGGGACGGCGGGCAGGCCGTGCACGCGCTGCTGCTGTTCGTGGCCGTCCTGCTCGTCGCGGTCGCGGCGTGGCAGGCGTGGCGGCGCTCGTTCCTCGCGGCGGGGCTGGCGGCGGTCGCGGCCGCCGGGCTGCTCGTCTGGTTCCTCGACAGCGACGTCGTCCCGGGCGAACTGGTGTCGTTCAGCCCGCACCTCACGACCCTGCTCGTCCTCGCGCTCGCCAGCCAGCGGCTCCGCATGCCGGCGGCCGACGGCTTGCGCTACCGGCGGGGTGAGGCACGCTAG
- a CDS encoding thymidine phosphorylase yields the protein MDAIDVIRAKRDGAALSPAQIDWVVDAYTRGAVAEEQMAALAMAILLNGMSRAEVSRWTEAMIASGERMDWSALDRPTTDKHSTGGVGDKITLPLAPLVAACGAAVPQLSGRGLGHTGGTLDKLESIPGWRASLSGAEMLDVLAATGAVVCAAGGGLAPADRKLYALRDVTGTVESIPLIASSIMSKKIAEGTGALVLDVKVGSGAFMKAEAPARELAETMVAIGADHGLRTVALLTAMDRPLGAAVGNAVEVAEAVEVLSGGGPADVVELTVALAREMLAAAGLPDAKDPATALADGSAMDVWRRMIVAQGGNPDAPLPVAREEHVLRAPASGVLTRLDAYGVGLAAWRLGAGRARKEDPVSFGAGVICHAKPGDTVREGAPLLTLHADDTSRFPRALDALSDAMEITDSGAPDLLPLIIDRIA from the coding sequence GTGGACGCCATCGACGTCATCCGCGCCAAGCGGGACGGGGCCGCGCTGAGCCCCGCGCAGATCGACTGGGTCGTGGACGCCTACACGCGCGGCGCGGTCGCCGAGGAGCAGATGGCCGCGCTCGCGATGGCGATCCTGCTCAACGGGATGTCGCGCGCCGAGGTCTCCCGCTGGACGGAGGCGATGATCGCGTCCGGGGAGCGGATGGACTGGTCGGCGCTGGACCGTCCGACGACCGACAAGCACTCCACCGGCGGCGTCGGCGACAAGATCACGCTGCCGCTGGCGCCGCTGGTCGCGGCGTGCGGCGCGGCCGTCCCGCAGCTCTCCGGCCGGGGCCTCGGGCACACCGGCGGGACGCTGGACAAACTGGAGTCGATCCCGGGCTGGCGGGCGTCGCTGAGCGGCGCCGAGATGCTGGACGTCCTCGCCGCGACGGGCGCGGTGGTCTGCGCGGCGGGCGGCGGCCTCGCCCCGGCCGACCGCAAGCTCTACGCGCTGCGGGACGTGACGGGCACGGTCGAGTCGATCCCGCTCATCGCGTCCTCGATCATGTCGAAGAAGATCGCCGAGGGGACGGGCGCGCTCGTCCTGGACGTCAAGGTCGGCTCGGGCGCGTTCATGAAGGCCGAGGCGCCGGCGCGGGAGCTGGCCGAGACGATGGTCGCGATCGGCGCCGACCACGGGCTGCGGACGGTCGCGCTGCTGACGGCGATGGACCGTCCGCTCGGCGCGGCGGTCGGGAACGCCGTCGAGGTCGCCGAGGCCGTCGAGGTGCTGTCGGGGGGCGGCCCGGCCGACGTCGTGGAGCTGACGGTCGCGCTCGCCCGCGAGATGCTCGCGGCGGCGGGCCTGCCGGACGCCAAGGACCCGGCGACGGCCCTCGCGGACGGCTCGGCGATGGACGTCTGGCGCCGCATGATCGTCGCGCAGGGCGGCAACCCGGACGCGCCGCTGCCGGTGGCCCGCGAGGAGCACGTGCTGCGCGCCCCGGCGTCCGGCGTCCTGACGCGCCTGGACGCCTACGGAGTGGGCCTCGCGGCCTGGCGCCTCGGCGCGGGCCGGGCGCGCAAGGAGGACCCGGTGTCGTTCGGCGCGGGCGTCATCTGCCACGCCAAGCCCGGCGACACCGTCCGCGAGGGCGCGCCGCTGCTCACCCTCCACGCCGACGACACGTCCCGCTTCCCCCGGGCCCTGGACGCCCTGTCCGACGCGATGGAGATCACCGACTCCGGCGCCCCCGACCTGCTCCCCCTGATCATCGACCGCATCGCCTGA
- a CDS encoding cytidine deaminase, which translates to MTKIDWPVLRASARTAMERAYAPYSGFPVGAAGLAADGRVLTGCNVENACYGVGLCAECSLVSALFDGDVPESPRLVAVAVVDRNGDPLMPCGRCRQLLWEHGGPGMLLETVRGVRPLAELLPDAFGPADLTDRA; encoded by the coding sequence ATGACGAAGATCGACTGGCCGGTGCTGCGCGCGTCCGCGCGGACGGCGATGGAACGTGCCTACGCTCCGTACTCCGGTTTCCCGGTCGGCGCGGCGGGCCTCGCGGCCGACGGCCGGGTCCTCACCGGCTGCAACGTCGAGAACGCCTGCTACGGCGTCGGGCTGTGCGCCGAGTGCAGCCTGGTGTCGGCGCTGTTCGACGGGGACGTCCCGGAGAGCCCCCGGCTGGTCGCCGTCGCGGTCGTGGACCGGAACGGCGATCCGCTCATGCCCTGCGGACGCTGCCGCCAGTTGCTGTGGGAGCACGGCGGGCCGGGCATGCTGCTGGAGACCGTTCGGGGGGTGCGCCCGCTGGCCGAGCTGCTGCCGGACGCGTTCGGCCCCGCCGACCTGACAGACCGAGCCTGA